GGATTGACTCGTTGGGACTCCGAATATTACATCCACATCGCAAAATATGGGTATACATACGAAAATACACTGGCCTTTCCGCCCATGTACCCGATGACTGTCAGAGCGGTAGcaaaaattttcaggaaaacttTCTTCTTGTTGAACTATCACAGTGTCATAACTCTCTCAGCGATTGGCATCAACTTCTTCTGTTTTCTTAAATCAGCACTGGTACTGTACGACCTGACGTCCACCATATGGAATCAGAAATTTGGGTACAAAGTGGCCCTTTTATACTGCGTTGGTCCAGCCTCCATCTTCTTCACTGCAGCCTACACAGAATCCATGTTCGCGTACATAACGTTTTTTGCTATGCTCAAATCAGTTCAGAAGAATTATTTCGTCAGTATTCCCATTGGATTATCTACACTAGTGAGATCTAATGGATTACTCAACGTTGGCTTCCCCTTGTACGTCTGTTTACAAGATATCATCGGTCATGTTTCCATGTCCCGGAGGATAAATTCTGAACAACAGTCGAAATTTTTACTACAACTGTCTGCATGGTCGAAGACCTTATTGAAACTTTGTGCTACAATTATATTGTCGTTTACACCATTTTTATTGCTACAGACTTACAATTACACTTTGTACTGTACGCACATTGGCAATTCAACATACATGCCGCCACACGTGAGAGACTATGGCGAAGTTAATAGATTTATAATGCCTGGTGGGGATATTCCACCCTGGTGTCACTATCGAATGCCCATGTCctatttttacattcaaaaCCACTACTGGAATGTCGGCTTTATGAATTATTACGAATTGAAACAAATTCCCAATTTTGTGCTAGCATTGCCGATAATGTACTTCATGTTCAGGTTTATTTATAAGTACTTATTAGAGAACTGGGCAGCAGTTGTGAGTATGAAAGTATTGACATTAGACGTTCGGAAGCATGGCGGTCTGAGAAAAGATTATCCTGCcaagatttttccatttgtcgTTCATGGATTATTTTTAACTTTGTTTTGTATATTTTATGTACATATCCAAGTCAGTACAAGACTTCTTGCATCTGCCAGTCCAATTTTGTATTGGTATGCGGCAATTATATTGACTAATGAGGAACGCAACGATTTGCATTATCAGCACGACGTCCGTTTAggattcaatatatttttcagaacTCCAACTACACGGTCCATCGAACCGAGATTAGTCATAGCATATTTTACGTCATACATCTTCGTTGGTACCATcttttattccaattttctgCCGTGGACGTGAAACGAAATTTGTGTAACTTGATTATTTCAGTCGCTAATCattttttagtaatttttacgACACACATGTGGGTGAGAATATCAAAACAAAAGGCAGAttaataggatttttttaatgacaaattGAATCACAACATGATTTactcataaaataattaaattcattcacaatttatgtgtcatttacaaaattattatttggttCATCCTAATTTTGTATGCAATGatttgaagaataatttaGTTCTTTTTAACTCGTATTTTTCTGTATCATACGAATTGACGATTCTACGGATTCTCAGTCCGTTTTAACTTTGAGTTAATTG
This DNA window, taken from Diachasmimorpha longicaudata isolate KC_UGA_2023 chromosome 8, iyDiaLong2, whole genome shotgun sequence, encodes the following:
- the Pig-v gene encoding GPI mannosyltransferase 2, which encodes MQPRQKILAYAIVSRLIVIFLQLIFNSIIPDHEPEVFRTPLDPYENVSFLDKVVSFLFGGLTRWDSEYYIHIAKYGYTYENTLAFPPMYPMTVRAVAKIFRKTFFLLNYHSVITLSAIGINFFCFLKSALVLYDLTSTIWNQKFGYKVALLYCVGPASIFFTAAYTESMFAYITFFAMLKSVQKNYFVSIPIGLSTLVRSNGLLNVGFPLYVCLQDIIGHVSMSRRINSEQQSKFLLQLSAWSKTLLKLCATIILSFTPFLLLQTYNYTLYCTHIGNSTYMPPHVRDYGEVNRFIMPGGDIPPWCHYRMPMSYFYIQNHYWNVGFMNYYELKQIPNFVLALPIMYFMFRFIYKYLLENWAAVVSMKVLTLDVRKHGGLRKDYPAKIFPFVVHGLFLTLFCIFYVHIQVSTRLLASASPILYWYAAIILTNEERNDLHYQHDVRLGFNIFFRTPTTRSIEPRLVIAYFTSYIFVGTIFYSNFLPWT